The Komagataella phaffii GS115 chromosome 4, complete sequence genome includes the window TACCCACATCCACAGCCAAACTTCCCCGATATCAGCAACaccaacatcaacaactCTGTTCCCATTCCAGTTTTCCCCAATTTCCCTTTCATTCAGAATCTTCCCCCTCAGCAAATACCCGCTTTCATGAATGGTCAGCTACCTCCTTTACCATTTTTGGCTCAGCCTTTCCCATACATTCCAGGAGGAATGCCTCCCACAGCAATGTTCCCACCCGCCATGcctcaacagcagcagcagcagcagcctAATGGACCTCCTTTTGTCCCACAAGATACTGGGCCTAAACCAGAAACTTTCAACAGACCAACATTTTATAGGTCGAAAGAAGCCGATGCCTCTCAACTGCTGGACATTTTACGAAACCCTGCACCATCACCAGCTCCACCATCAGCAACTCAAACCGAATCCAAGAATTCTGCTGAACTTCTGAGTATTTTGAAACAACCTAATTCCAACACCGCTAATTTGACCGAAAATACTATGAAGCAATTTAATAAGGATGTAAGCTCAACGCCAAAGGAACAGAGTGAAATATTACTCAAATACTTGAACGAATCGTCCACAGACCGAAATAGTATTCCTACCAGAGTTCCCTCAACGCCTCCCACAACAGGCGCCACTTCTTCGAAGAACAGAATACGCATCTTGAAGCGTGGTACTGCGCTCGACGACCTATCAACTCGTACTGTTGAACAAGGTAGTCATATTGATGAAAGCTTTATGAAAGAGGTATCATTCAATTCCGACAACAGACAAAATGATAATAGTTCtacatcttccaaaacaATATCAAGAATTGCACCGTCGAAGAGAGGAACGGATGCACCCAAGTCACCCTTCTTGAACGGCCCCTCAGTTCCACAGATAACACAATCAGGAAATGAtaatgacgatgatgaattCGGTGACTTCAATCAACTCCATGAACAACACTATAGTGAAAATGATTCCCAAATAGATTTGTATGAAGGACTTGATTCCGATATGGACGAATACGTTCCAcctccaaaagttcaagcCGCATCTGTTGTTCAATCTATCTCAGCATCTAAGAATGCTATTCAGCCATCAGACGTGAATAAATGTAAgaaatccaaagaaaagaaagaagctcAAGTTGCTGTTGAACCTGTAAAAGCTAGAAAAAAGATTACTATTCTCAAAAAAGGAGATTCATTAGAAGAACTTCTTAGAAGGTCAAACGAAGGAACGCCAGAACCTCAAAGTTTCAAACCAACTGAAGCATCAGTTGATCTGGATGCTACCAAAGATTTGACAAACATCttgtttcaaaagtctcAATCCAATGAGAACCAATCGGCCGAGCCTCCAAAAGAACAGCCACTCAAGTCAAATCCAATCCCGCAACCCAATGGCAACTCTGGCAGCCAACTTGGGTTACTTGGACTTGTAAAGCAGAACACTGCATTGAATGGAAATAGCTCCGAACTTTTAGATATGCTGAAACGCCCAAGCTTCCGGGAAGAATCACCGGCCAAAAGCAATGGATCATCTGAACTGTTGGACATTCTACAGAGAAGAGAACCCTCCATCCCACCAACAGAACCACCGGCTCCTGCGAATAGCAGTTTGGAGCTTTTAAGTATTCTCAAAAGCCCCGACcaacaaaagaaatcagaAGACAGTTCCGAGTTGTTGAGTGTTTTGAAAGGCAACGTTCAAGATAATGAGCCTGTTATTAATAATGAAATTCGCAAGGAAACTTCCAACGGAAGCTCTGAACTACTTGGAATTTTGAAAGGGAACTCATCTAGTAGTGCCGAGTTGCTCGGTATGCTTAAGGGTTCCAACTCTGTAGCCCACATATAGTAAGATTTGTAAATGATAATGTATCACTATGACTTCAAAAATCTTGTGTTGCAGCTAAAATATCTGCCCGAGAGTTTCTTATTTGATATTCCTTATTATCAGTGAGGAGAGAATTTAATTTCTGGAATGAGCTTTCACCAAGTGTTCAGACGAACATTCACCAGGTGAGCATTATACGAGGCAATACGCATGCTACGAGTATAATTAATTTGAGACTTTTGATAATCACTGTTGTCTTGAACTACTGTGAATCATTGTACGTATATATTAAACACAATTTATAACCTTTCGGTTGCGGCCATATCTAGCAGAAAGCACCGTTTCCCGTCCGATCAACCGTAGTTAAGCTGCTAAGAGCCTGACCGAGTAGTGTAGTGGGAGACCATACGCGAAACTCAGGTGctgcaatctcttttttgCTGTCACTACTAAGCTCTTTGCTGTCAACCCTTTGCAGCGCCGAGTAACCTTAGACCCCATGGATCTTTCAATTAAAAGTACTATTTCCTAAAGTTTCTTTAGTATAGCATTGCAGTACTCAGAATTATCATTATTCCCCTCACACTAGTTATCTGTATCAGAAGAGCTTCGCGATATCTcaaataccaaaaaaaaaaaaaattagtTCAAAATTTCTGTCTATCCCATCTCAACTAGCTCATCATGAAACTCGATATATCACACATGAGGTACCTCACCAATGACGACTTCCGAGTTTTAATAGCTGTGGAATTGGGATCTCGTAATCATGAGGTGGTCCCAACACCAATGATCCATCAAATCGGAGGGCTTCGTTCTCCGTCTACTACTAACAGATCCATCTCTGATTTGGCCAAACTAAGcttgatttcaaagcttcGAAATGCCAAGTATGATGGTTACAGGCTGAGTTATTTAGGATTTGATTATCTGGCGCTGAAGAGCATGCTGAAGAAAGGTTCCTTGTACTCTATGGGTTCCCCAATCGGTGTTGGTAAGGAGTCTGATATTTATCTGGTTAGTGACCCTAAAGGAGTGGAAAAGGTTTTGAAAGTTCACAGACTGGGTAGGACTTCATTCAAAACAGTAAAGAGAAACAGAGATTATTTAAAGAATCGGCAGTCATGTAACTGGATGTATCTTTCCAGACTAGCCGCTGAAAAGGAGTACATGTTCATGAGCATCTTATACTCCAATGGATTTTCAGTCCCCGAGCCTTTTGATAGTTCCAGGCATTGCATAATAATGGAGTGGATTAGGGGTGTTACAATGAGAAGGCTGAGAACTCATAAAGATTACAAGAAGTTGTACTCTGAACTGATGAGATTTGCCGTGAACCTTGCCAACCACGGATTAATTCACTGTGATTTCAACGAGTTCAATGTCATTATTAGAGATGATCCGAAACCCGATGAGCCTGGGTTTGTGGTCATAGATTTTCCTCAATGTATTTCCATTGAACACCCCGATGCTTCTTTCTACTTCAAGAGGGATATCGAATGTATAAGGAAGTTTTTTAGAAAGGTATTCAATTACGGTCCAACTTCTGACACTTCAATGATGGACGAGGATGGCTTTGGTGAAGGTTTTAAATATGCTTACCCAGTATTTGAGAGGGATGTCAAACGTATCAACAACTTGGATGTGCTAGTGGAAGCTTCTGgtttcaagaagaataagAAAAATTCTGACCTCGAGACAGCAGTTCAAGGAATGCGAGAGTACACCtatgaagaggaagaaggtgaaggctcaactgaagaagaatctgaCTACGAAGATAGccttgaatttgatgattctAAATCAGAAGGCGAACAATCTGACCTTGCTGAGGAAAATGAACGAATTGTCCAAGCCCTCACATCTGGTGTTGAAAACCTAAAGATGGATAAAC containing:
- a CDS encoding Catalytic subunit of the Dcp1p-Dcp2p decapping enzyme complex; amino-acid sequence: MSIQLRDGFINESQDKVLEDLLVRFVVNCPPEDLSSIERVFFQIEEAQWFYTDFVRQLNPQLKNLSMKTFSQKIIEKCPLIWRWGNPEDALVRFGKYKSTIPVRGCALFNSDYTKLLLVQGYQSKSWGFPRGKISKAESDLTCALRELKEETGFDASNYIDENEYIERTIKGKNYRIYLVSDVPEDTPFEPLVRNEISDIQWKDVKKLSVACKNSNKLFLVDAMIKPILNFIKRKTSSEDYLKQKATFELSSLLGIGEEEETADYGRELMNIIQQMVLKDKSQSNAPQKEISSQQYPHPQPNFPDISNTNINNSVPIPVFPNFPFIQNLPPQQIPAFMNGQLPPLPFLAQPFPYIPGGMPPTAMFPPAMPQQQQQQQPNGPPFVPQDTGPKPETFNRPTFYRSKEADASQLLDILRNPAPSPAPPSATQTESKNSAELLSILKQPNSNTANLTENTMKQFNKDVSSTPKEQSEILLKYLNESSTDRNSIPTRVPSTPPTTGATSSKNRIRILKRGTALDDLSTRTVEQGSHIDESFMKEVSFNSDNRQNDNSSTSSKTISRIAPSKRGTDAPKSPFLNGPSVPQITQSGNDNDDDEFGDFNQLHEQHYSENDSQIDLYEGLDSDMDEYVPPPKVQAASVVQSISASKNAIQPSDVNKCKKSKEKKEAQVAVEPVKARKKITILKKGDSLEELLRRSNEGTPEPQSFKPTEASVDLDATKDLTNILFQKSQSNENQSAEPPKEQPLKSNPIPQPNGNSGSQLGLLGLVKQNTALNGNSSELLDMLKRPSFREESPAKSNGSSELLDILQRREPSIPPTEPPAPANSSLELLSILKSPDQQKKSEDSSELLSVLKGNVQDNEPVINNEIRKETSNGSSELLGILKGNSSSSAELLGMLKGSNSVAHI
- a CDS encoding Essential serine kinase involved in the processing of the 20S pre-rRNA into mature 18S rRNA — translated: MKLDISHMRYLTNDDFRVLIAVELGSRNHEVVPTPMIHQIGGLRSPSTTNRSISDLAKLSLISKLRNAKYDGYRLSYLGFDYLALKSMLKKGSLYSMGSPIGVGKESDIYLVSDPKGVEKVLKVHRLGRTSFKTVKRNRDYLKNRQSCNWMYLSRLAAEKEYMFMSILYSNGFSVPEPFDSSRHCIIMEWIRGVTMRRLRTHKDYKKLYSELMRFAVNLANHGLIHCDFNEFNVIIRDDPKPDEPGFVVIDFPQCISIEHPDASFYFKRDIECIRKFFRKVFNYGPTSDTSMMDEDGFGEGFKYAYPVFERDVKRINNLDVLVEASGFKKNKKNSDLETAVQGMREYTYEEEEGEGSTEEESDYEDSLEFDDSKSEGEQSDLAEENERIVQALTSGVENLKMDKLGNYILDD